A portion of the Bdellovibrio bacteriovorus genome contains these proteins:
- the hpt gene encoding hypoxanthine phosphoribosyltransferase, producing MTKLREQTVPFLTADEIAELVSEIAEQIQTDYEGKEVVFICPLRGSIHFTADLMRKLELPQQVDFVHVQAVERGGAIKIVKDISVNIAGKHVLIVEEIIDTGRTLSFLRSRLFASAPASLKIVTLLDKPARRELPIKADYIGRTIDDRYVVGYGMDSEEIGRNYPDIYTMKN from the coding sequence ATGACAAAACTTCGTGAACAAACGGTTCCTTTTTTAACTGCTGATGAAATTGCAGAACTAGTTTCTGAAATCGCTGAACAAATTCAAACCGATTACGAAGGAAAAGAAGTTGTCTTCATCTGTCCACTGCGGGGATCTATTCATTTCACCGCAGATTTGATGCGCAAGTTAGAATTGCCTCAGCAAGTGGATTTCGTTCACGTCCAAGCCGTTGAACGCGGTGGCGCGATTAAAATCGTTAAAGATATTTCGGTAAATATCGCAGGCAAACACGTGTTGATCGTGGAAGAAATTATCGATACCGGTCGCACGCTCAGCTTCTTGCGCAGTCGCTTGTTTGCTTCGGCGCCAGCGTCTTTGAAAATTGTGACTCTTTTAGACAAACCAGCTCGTCGTGAACTGCCTATCAAAGCAGATTATATCGGTCGCACTATCGATGATCGTTATGTTGTTGGGTACGGAATGGACTCTGAGGAAATCGGAAGAAATTATCCTGATATCTACACCATGAAAAACTAA
- a CDS encoding tetratricopeptide repeat protein — MNALHDDMLSEARGYFINGNYKMAEPILNQMLLQNTRNPEVYQMLATIFYDKGQFNKAIKTFKRALEIDPTYTDASVGLSIILNDLGKYDEGKKVFVEAQSQLEKKTGKQDPFVDEKLASKHEELADLYYQYKRHNEALEQLLKAQKLSSRKAEITLRIAEVHVQLGQSDRAIKDIKALIREYPHLIPARLKLGAIYYNSNNIAEATEQWENILIRDPHHPEALRNLKMAQAAGITSIDL; from the coding sequence ATGAATGCTCTTCATGACGATATGCTTTCTGAAGCCCGTGGATATTTCATCAACGGCAATTACAAAATGGCCGAGCCGATTTTAAATCAGATGTTGCTGCAAAATACGCGCAATCCTGAAGTTTACCAAATGCTCGCGACGATCTTTTACGATAAAGGTCAATTTAACAAAGCGATTAAAACCTTTAAGCGCGCTTTAGAAATCGACCCTACTTACACCGATGCTAGTGTGGGCCTTTCAATTATTTTAAATGACCTTGGTAAGTATGATGAAGGCAAAAAGGTTTTCGTCGAGGCGCAATCGCAGCTTGAAAAGAAAACAGGGAAACAAGATCCCTTTGTCGATGAAAAGCTCGCCTCTAAACATGAAGAGCTTGCGGATCTTTATTACCAATACAAGCGTCACAACGAGGCTCTTGAGCAGCTTTTAAAAGCACAAAAGCTTTCTAGCCGTAAAGCCGAAATCACATTGAGAATTGCCGAAGTACATGTGCAATTAGGTCAAAGCGACCGAGCCATAAAAGATATCAAAGCGCTGATTCGTGAGTATCCACATCTGATTCCAGCTCGCCTAAAGCTTGGGGCAATATATTACAACTCAAACAATATTGCTGAAGCCACAGAACAGTGGGAGAATATCTTGATCCGTGACCCGCACCATCCAGAAGCACTTCGCAATCTGAAAATGGCGCAAGCCGCGGGCATCACTTCAATTGATTTGTAA
- a CDS encoding outer membrane protein assembly factor BamD, with translation MCVVGFHLIGCSTNDKNSNTPEGAFAIAEEYDKSERYEESIRRYTEVKNKFPYSNYATKAELAIADVYYKQESYAEAQVAYQMFKELHPTAPQSDYVQYRIGMSYYNQLPSTIDRDLTLANDAIFQLSELIKRYPNSEHIADAKEKRSAAIKMMAEKEEYIADFYFKREIYESALKRYEGLYNNYRSLGFDAKALSRAAISAKKIGDDSKAKKYLNILSKDYADSRELRDAKKEIE, from the coding sequence ATGTGTGTTGTTGGTTTCCACCTCATCGGTTGCTCGACCAACGATAAAAATTCGAATACTCCTGAAGGAGCTTTTGCCATCGCTGAAGAGTATGACAAAAGCGAGCGCTATGAAGAGTCGATTCGACGTTATACCGAAGTAAAAAATAAATTCCCGTACAGCAACTATGCCACCAAAGCTGAGTTAGCCATTGCGGATGTTTACTACAAACAAGAATCTTACGCCGAAGCCCAAGTCGCTTATCAAATGTTTAAAGAGCTTCATCCAACAGCTCCGCAATCAGATTATGTTCAATATCGTATTGGCATGAGTTATTACAATCAGCTGCCCTCAACCATTGATCGCGATTTAACCTTAGCCAACGATGCTATCTTTCAACTCAGTGAATTGATTAAAAGATACCCAAACTCTGAACACATCGCTGATGCCAAAGAAAAGCGCAGTGCCGCGATTAAAATGATGGCGGAAAAAGAAGAATACATTGCTGATTTTTATTTTAAACGCGAGATCTATGAAAGTGCGCTGAAGCGCTATGAAGGTCTTTACAATAATTATCGCAGCCTTGGTTTTGATGCTAAGGCCCTTTCTCGCGCGGCTATTTCGGCTAAGAAAATCGGCGATGATTCTAAAGCCAAAAAATATTTAAATATTTTATCTAAAGACTATGCCGACAGCCGGGAACTTCGCGACGCCAAGAAGGAGATCGAATAA
- a CDS encoding tetratricopeptide repeat protein, with translation MILILAYFGAFAQSSTEFFIQGTQAYLSKDYKKAQELFQKSLDQDPHNATVLTNLALTEFQLGQRPLAIGLLRKALNLDPEVSTAQATLHFILSEHPIREVPRTLNTYETLRGQLLQPIPLPAYLVLSALAFLCAGWTLISYVGRRKKALDEERALPAFPLVPTLLAVMCVVFSGLVLLKLYDSTILRGTIVTDTVSLQTAPGENQVAIMELPGGVEVQIRADQGDWVQVTYPGSATGWIKKSSVLMTR, from the coding sequence GTGATTCTTATTCTTGCTTACTTTGGCGCATTTGCTCAAAGCTCGACGGAGTTTTTCATTCAGGGGACACAAGCTTATCTCTCAAAAGACTACAAAAAAGCTCAGGAACTATTTCAAAAGTCGCTAGACCAAGATCCTCACAACGCCACAGTTCTAACAAATTTAGCCCTCACGGAATTTCAACTTGGCCAAAGACCCCTGGCAATTGGCCTTTTACGCAAAGCTTTAAACTTGGATCCCGAAGTTTCCACCGCACAGGCGACCCTTCATTTTATTCTTTCTGAGCATCCCATTCGCGAAGTTCCACGCACTTTAAACACTTATGAAACACTCCGAGGACAACTGCTTCAGCCCATACCGTTGCCGGCGTATTTGGTTTTATCGGCTTTGGCGTTTTTATGCGCCGGGTGGACTTTGATTTCTTATGTTGGGCGTCGAAAAAAAGCGCTCGATGAGGAAAGGGCGTTACCGGCATTCCCTTTGGTGCCGACACTCCTTGCCGTAATGTGTGTGGTTTTTTCGGGCCTTGTTCTTCTGAAACTCTATGATTCCACGATCTTGCGCGGAACTATCGTGACGGACACCGTTTCTTTGCAAACCGCGCCGGGTGAAAATCAAGTCGCAATCATGGAATTGCCAGGTGGAGTCGAAGTCCAAATTCGCGCCGATCAGGGCGATTGGGTGCAGGTGACTTATCCTGGTTCAGCGACGGGCTGGATTAAAAAATCCTCAGTGTTGATGACGCGTTGA
- a CDS encoding aminotransferase class III-fold pyridoxal phosphate-dependent enzyme, translated as MSILAGHQVQQSDKVKKMIEDLVGEVTKINSQITGIRPAQDEHKEAGKKKMDLAGQFRGRPLHYQYMGTGSGRGVYVELEDGSVKLDLINGIGIHLMGHSHPRVMAAAVRGSLADILTQGNLQPNNEYRLFTEKLVGLASKSSRLKYAWIATCGTMANENALKLSRQKNSPARFVIGFKDAFAGRSTMMAEVTDNPAYKQGLPEYHEVLRIPFYDKRDPKSGEKALNALKEHVAKHEGNISVFGFEPMLGEGGYQAAPREFFVPLLEFAKSKNIAIWADEVQTFTRTGEYFAFETLGLGQYIDLCTIAKTAQVGATLYTEEYNPKPGLIAGTFSGSTPSLMAGMEMLDMLGEGYLGADGRINKIHRRFIDGLNRLNETSCKGIAQDAGGMGLMIAFTPHDGKKESVNSFLNKLYANGVIAFPCGKDPVRARFLVPAIIQDEDIDIALKVIEKTLLEGV; from the coding sequence ATGAGTATTCTTGCAGGTCACCAAGTGCAGCAATCCGACAAAGTTAAAAAAATGATTGAAGACTTGGTTGGTGAAGTCACAAAAATCAATTCGCAAATCACGGGCATTCGTCCCGCCCAAGATGAACACAAAGAGGCTGGAAAAAAGAAAATGGATCTTGCTGGCCAATTCCGTGGTCGTCCTTTGCATTATCAATACATGGGTACGGGGTCAGGTCGCGGCGTTTACGTTGAGCTTGAAGATGGCAGCGTGAAACTAGATTTGATCAACGGCATCGGCATTCACTTGATGGGTCACTCTCACCCACGTGTGATGGCGGCAGCGGTGCGTGGATCTTTAGCAGATATTTTAACTCAAGGGAACTTGCAGCCGAATAACGAATACCGTTTATTCACGGAAAAACTTGTGGGTCTTGCAAGTAAATCAAGTCGTTTGAAATATGCTTGGATTGCCACATGCGGAACCATGGCCAATGAAAATGCCTTGAAGCTTTCGCGCCAAAAAAATTCTCCGGCAAGATTTGTGATTGGATTTAAAGATGCTTTCGCAGGTCGTTCAACCATGATGGCGGAGGTTACCGATAATCCAGCTTACAAACAAGGTTTGCCGGAATATCACGAAGTATTACGTATTCCGTTTTATGATAAGCGAGATCCCAAGTCGGGCGAAAAAGCCCTCAACGCCCTGAAAGAACATGTCGCAAAACATGAAGGAAATATTTCTGTTTTTGGCTTTGAACCGATGTTGGGTGAAGGGGGTTATCAGGCGGCCCCTCGGGAATTCTTCGTGCCCCTTTTAGAATTTGCTAAATCTAAAAATATCGCTATATGGGCCGATGAGGTGCAAACTTTCACGCGCACGGGTGAATACTTTGCCTTTGAAACATTGGGCTTGGGTCAATACATCGATCTTTGTACCATCGCGAAGACAGCCCAAGTAGGCGCGACATTGTACACGGAAGAATACAATCCAAAGCCAGGTTTGATCGCGGGAACTTTTTCGGGCTCAACACCTTCATTGATGGCTGGCATGGAAATGTTAGACATGTTGGGCGAAGGTTACTTAGGGGCGGACGGACGTATTAATAAAATTCATCGTCGCTTTATCGACGGGCTCAACCGTTTGAATGAAACTTCATGCAAAGGGATCGCCCAAGATGCTGGTGGCATGGGTTTGATGATTGCTTTCACACCGCATGATGGGAAAAAAGAATCGGTAAATTCATTCTTAAATAAACTTTACGCCAACGGCGTTATCGCGTTTCCTTGCGGTAAAGACCCCGTGCGTGCGCGTTTCCTGGTGCCGGCCATTATTCAAGATGAAGATATCGATATCGCTCTTAAAGTGATCGAAAAGACTTTGCTTGAAGGAGTCTAA
- a CDS encoding M20 family metallopeptidase: MDFIEACRQLIAIDSTPSNGTKELSKWVAAFARQKGFHVEEQEEIVGDVSQVNVIVRPVSERPEVEFLLQTHLDTVDPGPYPLWTETDANPFDAHIIDGKIYGLGAADVKLDFLCKLEAMAAVGKDRAWRLPPVLVGTFGEESGMQGALKLIRKNKISARMALIGEPSDLHLINAAKGFASVEIRVPFSEQEKGYREEHNLRESTSTQSKLFRGKAAHSSTPHLGESAISKMFESLLMLPDSVNVMEMDGGINGNTVPSNAFLEIDMVTGIEKPISKRIANIYKLTKVLEQEFLKYSDPEFIPSSPTLNIGLVRTNESEIQISGTCRIPPNISQEIYESWMERLRQVCIENDAEFRVNDYKKPFRTEVQSILVKGCLDELRAMGLPDRPITQPSTNEASIFSRVGIDCVCFGPGKREGNVHTPQEHVSLEDLEKAKEFYKRIIERFCV; the protein is encoded by the coding sequence TTGGACTTCATTGAGGCTTGCCGACAGTTGATCGCCATTGACAGCACACCCTCTAACGGCACTAAAGAGTTGTCGAAGTGGGTGGCGGCCTTTGCGCGCCAAAAAGGCTTCCATGTTGAAGAGCAGGAAGAAATTGTCGGCGACGTTTCTCAAGTCAATGTGATCGTTCGTCCAGTGAGCGAGCGCCCTGAAGTTGAATTTCTTTTGCAAACCCACTTAGACACGGTAGATCCTGGGCCTTACCCGCTTTGGACTGAAACTGATGCCAATCCCTTTGACGCGCACATCATTGATGGAAAGATTTATGGCTTGGGTGCCGCCGATGTGAAGCTTGATTTTTTGTGTAAGCTTGAAGCGATGGCGGCGGTGGGTAAAGACCGCGCGTGGCGCTTGCCTCCAGTCCTGGTCGGAACTTTTGGGGAAGAAAGCGGCATGCAGGGGGCCTTAAAACTGATCCGCAAGAATAAAATCTCTGCCCGCATGGCTTTAATCGGTGAACCTAGTGATTTGCATTTGATTAACGCCGCCAAAGGTTTTGCAAGTGTAGAAATTCGTGTGCCATTTTCTGAACAAGAAAAGGGTTATCGGGAAGAACACAACTTGCGTGAAAGTACATCCACGCAATCTAAACTTTTCCGTGGCAAGGCGGCGCATTCATCGACGCCTCATTTGGGTGAAAGTGCGATTTCAAAAATGTTTGAGTCCTTGCTTATGTTGCCAGATTCCGTGAACGTGATGGAGATGGATGGCGGCATCAATGGCAATACGGTCCCAAGTAATGCATTTTTAGAAATCGATATGGTGACCGGAATTGAAAAACCAATTTCTAAGCGTATCGCCAATATCTACAAACTTACGAAAGTTTTAGAACAGGAATTTTTAAAATATTCTGATCCCGAATTTATTCCGAGTTCACCGACTTTAAATATCGGGTTAGTAAGAACTAATGAATCTGAAATCCAAATTTCCGGAACTTGTCGTATTCCGCCTAATATCTCGCAAGAGATATACGAATCTTGGATGGAACGTCTGCGTCAGGTCTGCATTGAAAACGACGCCGAATTCCGCGTGAATGATTATAAAAAACCTTTTCGTACGGAAGTTCAATCCATCTTAGTGAAAGGCTGCTTAGACGAGTTGCGCGCGATGGGATTACCGGATCGTCCAATCACTCAGCCTTCAACCAATGAAGCCAGCATCTTTTCGCGTGTTGGTATTGATTGTGTCTGTTTTGGTCCCGGTAAGCGTGAGGGCAACGTACACACACCTCAAGAGCATGTCTCTTTAGAGGACTTAGAAAAAGCGAAAGAGTTTTATAAAAGAATTATCGAAAGGTTTTGCGTATGA
- a CDS encoding arginine N-succinyltransferase, producing MSFIIRPVRHDDLSQLVDLAKQFNLLNLPGDKKVIGDKIDRSEHSFAGKMEKNQAEYLFVVEDMEERAVVGSSLVIAKHGSEEVPHSFFKIFKRDHFSEDLGIGFIHQVLRFQLDFDGPTEIGGLLVDKAYRRRPEKLGKQISLSRFLYMGLYPEKFESRVLCELTPPLTDEGRSEFWEALGRRFTGLPYQEADLLSQSHKEFIESLFPQNDIYLALLDAKARLVLGRVGEATKPAQHLLESIGFTYLDEVDPFDGGPHYGANTADILPIKHGRRLKVAEFKDPSYKEQGLIATTGDEFMVSLGSADIRGGEVSIAPKVRQLLGVETGDEVFISPFNYNKGI from the coding sequence ATGAGTTTCATCATTCGTCCGGTTCGACATGATGACTTAAGTCAGCTAGTGGATTTAGCAAAGCAGTTTAACTTGCTCAATCTGCCAGGGGATAAAAAAGTCATCGGGGATAAAATTGATCGCAGTGAACATTCTTTTGCTGGCAAGATGGAAAAAAACCAAGCCGAATATCTTTTTGTCGTTGAAGACATGGAAGAACGCGCGGTTGTTGGCAGCTCTCTGGTGATTGCAAAGCATGGATCTGAAGAAGTTCCGCACAGTTTTTTTAAAATTTTTAAGCGTGATCATTTTTCAGAAGACTTAGGCATTGGATTTATCCATCAAGTTTTGCGCTTTCAGTTGGACTTTGATGGCCCAACAGAAATCGGAGGACTTTTAGTCGATAAAGCGTATCGCCGTCGTCCGGAAAAATTGGGAAAACAGATCAGTCTTTCTAGATTTTTGTACATGGGTCTTTACCCCGAAAAATTTGAAAGTCGTGTTTTATGTGAACTAACTCCGCCCCTGACGGATGAGGGTCGCAGTGAATTTTGGGAAGCTTTGGGTCGTCGTTTCACCGGACTTCCCTATCAAGAAGCGGATTTGTTAAGCCAATCGCATAAAGAGTTCATTGAAAGTCTGTTTCCTCAAAATGATATCTACCTTGCCTTGCTTGATGCCAAAGCTCGTTTAGTATTGGGCCGAGTGGGTGAAGCCACCAAGCCGGCGCAACACCTGTTAGAAAGCATTGGTTTTACTTACCTTGATGAAGTGGATCCTTTTGATGGGGGTCCTCATTACGGGGCGAACACGGCAGATATTTTGCCGATTAAGCACGGTCGCAGATTAAAAGTCGCAGAATTTAAAGATCCGTCTTACAAGGAACAAGGTTTGATTGCGACCACCGGTGATGAATTCATGGTGTCGTTGGGATCGGCGGATATTCGCGGTGGCGAAGTCAGCATTGCGCCGAAAGTGCGTCAGCTTTTGGGCGTAGAAACGGGCGATGAAGTATTTATTTCTCCATTTAATTACAATAAAGGAATCTAA
- a CDS encoding succinylglutamate-semialdehyde dehydrogenase — MSSPLFDISYKGDFINGRFVPVTKGDGEFKDVSPADLSDVIMKVGFKHDHIDEACAAAKKAYPQWAMLSLDERKKYLLRVKELFDANVEQMAQLISRDTGKPLWEGINEAKLLGSKIDITLNQSLKLVAEERITNALPQVDGVIRHRSRGVMAVVGPFNFPAHLPNGHIIPALIAGNTVVFKPSEQTPAVGQFMAELYERAQLPPGVFNLVQGDGAAGGRLVANENVDGILFTGSYEVGLKIKQETLNQYWKILALEMGGKNATVVWDDADLEKAIYETLVGAYMSSGQRCSGTSRVILHPKIADEFTEKFYQAAKKLSIGHWSENTFMGSLINAAAVEKYIRFQEIANRENCESLMRGKSLDLKHKGFYVTPSIHLVKKFDPNSVYQKSEIFGPNVAIHTTDNFDEAMHIVNSSGYGLVMALFSKNKELYEQALFKARVGLLNWNRTTNGASSRLPFGGMGKSGNDRPSAHFAIQYCTVPVASLEDPTPFDPTKVLPGMNLDTK; from the coding sequence ATGAGCTCACCACTATTTGATATCAGTTATAAAGGTGATTTTATTAACGGTCGCTTTGTCCCTGTTACCAAAGGGGATGGAGAGTTTAAAGACGTCAGTCCTGCAGACCTGAGTGACGTGATCATGAAGGTGGGATTTAAGCATGACCACATTGATGAGGCCTGTGCGGCGGCGAAAAAAGCATATCCTCAGTGGGCCATGCTTTCACTAGACGAAAGAAAAAAATATCTTTTGCGCGTGAAAGAACTTTTTGATGCCAATGTTGAACAAATGGCGCAATTGATTTCTCGTGATACGGGTAAGCCGCTTTGGGAAGGTATCAACGAGGCTAAGCTTTTAGGTTCTAAAATCGATATCACTTTAAATCAGTCTTTAAAGCTGGTCGCCGAAGAACGTATCACCAATGCCTTACCTCAAGTAGACGGAGTGATTCGTCATCGCTCGCGTGGGGTGATGGCTGTTGTGGGGCCATTTAATTTCCCGGCGCATTTACCAAATGGTCATATTATTCCAGCATTGATCGCTGGAAACACCGTGGTCTTTAAGCCGTCAGAACAGACGCCGGCCGTGGGACAGTTTATGGCGGAGCTTTATGAGCGCGCGCAACTTCCGCCAGGTGTTTTTAACCTTGTGCAAGGCGATGGCGCTGCCGGTGGACGTTTAGTAGCAAACGAAAACGTGGATGGGATTCTGTTCACGGGCTCTTATGAAGTCGGTTTAAAAATCAAGCAAGAGACTTTAAATCAGTATTGGAAAATTTTAGCCCTAGAAATGGGCGGTAAGAATGCCACCGTCGTTTGGGATGATGCGGATTTAGAAAAAGCGATCTATGAAACTTTGGTTGGCGCTTATATGAGTTCGGGTCAGCGTTGTTCGGGAACAAGTCGCGTGATCTTACATCCAAAAATTGCCGATGAATTTACGGAAAAATTTTATCAAGCGGCCAAAAAACTAAGCATCGGTCACTGGTCAGAAAATACCTTTATGGGTTCTTTGATTAATGCCGCGGCCGTGGAAAAATACATCCGCTTTCAAGAAATTGCCAATCGCGAAAACTGTGAAAGCCTGATGCGTGGTAAATCTTTAGATTTAAAACACAAAGGTTTTTACGTGACTCCATCTATTCACTTGGTGAAAAAATTTGATCCAAACAGTGTTTATCAGAAAAGCGAAATCTTTGGCCCGAACGTGGCGATTCATACGACTGACAATTTTGATGAGGCGATGCATATTGTGAACTCTTCAGGATATGGCTTAGTCATGGCGCTGTTTTCTAAGAATAAAGAACTTTATGAACAAGCCTTATTTAAAGCCCGCGTGGGTCTTTTAAATTGGAACCGTACAACCAATGGCGCAAGTTCACGTTTACCCTTTGGTGGGATGGGTAAGTCGGGTAATGATCGTCCGTCAGCACACTTTGCAATTCAGTATTGCACAGTTCCGGTAGCAAGCCTTGAAGATCCAACACCTTTTGATCCGACAAAAGTTTTGCCGGGAATGAATCTGGATACTAAATAA
- the mltG gene encoding endolytic transglycosylase MltG: MKKTYVVLLLAVVALIAALGGGFAFLSYQFLSSRPSDVAQDVVYEVSPGKGFNSIAAELEQKGLIRNALFFTAYARIRGDRSKVKVGEYLLRTNMVPSEVLNTITSGKSIARSFTVSEGLSIYEISELYQKEGFGTAEDFMRWVRDPQFIKSLLGESQISLEGYLFPETYMLTKYTDTKTLITNMVRRFLYVYNEVISQAEVQGWTRHQVVTLASIIEKETGAPEERPTISSVFHNRLAKRMRLQTDPTVIYGKADLSGKIEINITRADLTTPTRYNTYVIYGLPPGPIANPGKEALLAAVKPATSSYLFFVSQNDGTHIFSEDYAGHNKAVQRFQLDRKAREGKSWRDLQNRKQVPTVPKK, encoded by the coding sequence ATGAAGAAGACCTATGTTGTTCTATTATTGGCAGTGGTGGCATTAATCGCAGCTTTGGGGGGCGGGTTTGCCTTCTTAAGCTATCAGTTCTTAAGCTCTCGTCCTAGTGACGTGGCTCAGGATGTGGTTTATGAAGTCAGTCCTGGAAAAGGATTTAATTCCATTGCGGCAGAGCTGGAACAAAAAGGTCTGATTCGCAACGCGCTTTTCTTTACGGCGTATGCGCGCATTCGTGGCGATAGATCCAAAGTTAAAGTGGGTGAATATCTTTTGCGCACCAATATGGTGCCAAGTGAAGTTCTTAACACGATCACCTCAGGGAAAAGCATTGCTCGCAGCTTTACAGTCAGTGAGGGCTTAAGCATTTACGAAATTTCAGAGCTCTATCAAAAAGAAGGTTTTGGTACGGCAGAGGATTTCATGCGCTGGGTGCGCGACCCACAGTTTATTAAGTCTTTATTGGGTGAAAGTCAGATCAGCTTAGAGGGCTATCTTTTCCCTGAAACCTATATGCTGACAAAATACACGGATACCAAAACTTTGATCACCAACATGGTTCGTCGGTTTTTGTACGTTTATAATGAGGTGATTTCTCAGGCTGAAGTGCAAGGCTGGACTCGCCATCAGGTTGTGACCTTAGCAAGTATTATCGAAAAAGAAACCGGAGCGCCGGAAGAACGGCCGACAATTTCGTCGGTATTTCACAATCGACTGGCAAAAAGAATGCGTCTGCAAACAGATCCAACCGTGATTTATGGCAAAGCAGATTTGTCCGGAAAAATTGAAATCAACATCACCCGGGCAGATTTAACGACGCCAACTCGATATAATACGTATGTGATCTATGGGTTGCCGCCTGGACCGATTGCCAATCCAGGGAAAGAGGCTTTGCTTGCGGCCGTTAAGCCTGCGACCAGCAGCTACCTTTTCTTCGTCAGTCAAAATGACGGAACTCACATTTTTTCTGAGGACTATGCGGGACATAACAAGGCGGTGCAAAGATTTCAGTTGGACCGTAAAGCTCGCGAAGGCAAGTCCTGGAGAGATCTGCAAAACCGGAAGCAGGTACCGACCGTTCCGAAGAAGTAG